The following is a genomic window from Deinococcus aerolatus.
CCCCTGGACGGTCTGCGCTCGCTGGGCTGCACCGTCACCCCGGCGGGCACCAACCTGACCGTGGCGTGCGGGTCCGACAGCGTCGGTCTCAGGCCCATCGTGTTCTAGAGCACTTGGCGCCGGCCTCGCTGTGGCTGGCGGTGGCGGACGGGCCGTCCGCCACCGCCTTTTCGTGGTGCTCGAGCTGAATCGACCTGCCCGCAGCGTCTTCAGATGCTCTTAGGGTTCGGCTCATTGCGATGCCGGGGGCAACCTCGAAGCCGCGAAGTGCGTAATCATAGCTGCAATCAACCGCCCACCACGGGCGGTGTTCACTTCCCAAGGAGGATTCACCCATGAGTATTCTTGACCGACTGTCCCGACTGCTGCGCGCCAACGTCAACGACATGATCAGCAAGGCCGAGGACCCTGGCAAGATCATCGAGCAGGCCCTGCGCGACATGCGCGCTGCCTACGGCGAGGCCCGCAGCGAGGTCGCCGAGGCCATGAGCCAGAACGCCAAGATGGAGCGCGAGGCCAACACCAACCGCCGCCTGGCCGACGAATACGGCAAGAAAGCCGAAGAAGCCCTGCGCGGCGGCAACGAGGAACTGGCCAGGGAGGCCCTGCGCCGCGCCCAGAACTCCAAGGACTTGGCCCAGGGCTTCGACGAACAGCGGGCCACCCAGAGCAGCACCGTGGACCAGCTTAAGACCCAGCTCCGGGCGCTGGAAGCCAAGATCGACGAGATGGAGTCGAAGAAGTCGCTGCTGGCCGCCCGCCAGAAGACCGCGCAGGCCAGCGAGACCCTGGACCGCGCCACCGGTTTCAACAAGGCCGGCGGGGCCATGGACGCCTTCGAGGAGATGGAGCAGCGCGTCGCGGGCATGGAAGACCGCAACAAGGCCATGACCGAGCTGCGCAGCGAGAATGACATTGACGCCCAGCTCAAGGATCTGGGCCGGGACCGCGATCTGGAAGACGCAATGGCCGCCCTGAAGGCCAAGGTTCAGAGCGACCCGGGGCCGGCCAAGGGCTAAGCCCGTCGCCCCCATTCAAGAGCCCCACACAACGCTCCCCTGCGAAACATAGCAGGGGAGCGTTGTGTGGCCGGCCCCACCGCGTGACCCTGCCGTAACACCAGCCCGCTAGACTGGGCGGCACATGAATAAAGTGTATGCCAGCGCCGCCGAGGCGCTTTCGGATGTGGTGG
Proteins encoded in this region:
- a CDS encoding PspA/IM30 family protein — encoded protein: MSILDRLSRLLRANVNDMISKAEDPGKIIEQALRDMRAAYGEARSEVAEAMSQNAKMEREANTNRRLADEYGKKAEEALRGGNEELAREALRRAQNSKDLAQGFDEQRATQSSTVDQLKTQLRALEAKIDEMESKKSLLAARQKTAQASETLDRATGFNKAGGAMDAFEEMEQRVAGMEDRNKAMTELRSENDIDAQLKDLGRDRDLEDAMAALKAKVQSDPGPAKG